The nucleotide sequence GGCATAGGGGGTGCGGACGAACTGCCGGTTGAGGGCACCTTGGTCCATACCGCCGGCGATCTGTTCCGGCGGCACCACCAGTTCGGCGGCCAGGCCGGAAAGCTGCACCCGGCGCTGGTCGAAGACGAAGGCCAGGCGTTCGCCGGCACCGGCCTTGCCCAGGGTTACGTCGGTCATGACGAAGCCCCAGTTCGGCCCCAGTACCTTCATCAGGGTGCGTAAGGCGCGCAGGTCGCCGCCCACTTCCTGCACCGCGACGACGTCGAAACGCGAGATGATCTCGGCGATGGCCAGCAAGCCGCGCAAGTCGCGCTTCGGGCTGTCGCTGTCTGCCGCCGTCCATTTGCGCGTCAGGCCGCCGAACTTGCGGATGTTCCAGGTGGCGATCAGCAGGTTGCGGTCGACCAGCTTGGCCGGAATCTTGTTGTCGAGTGCGGCCCGCATGGCCGCCATGTCCTTGCGCACGGGCGGCGGTGGTGGATCGAAGATGTTGGCTTGGGCTTTGGCGGGCATGGTTGCGACCTTTCTCCCGACGCTTATTGGGCGACCACGTCGCCGGTGAAGGTGATGGCGTTCTCGTAAGCCTTGACCGTGGCTTCGCGGAGCCTGAGGAAGTGCTCGATCACGTTCGAGGCCACGGCGTTGGTATCCTCGATCAGGGCCGCGATCGCGGCCGTCTTGTCCGCCAGTGTATCCTCTGCATCCGTGACCTTTTTTTCCTGAACTTGGACTTCGCCACGTTTCTTGACCAAATCCGACTCGGCAGTATTCAGATCGATGCAGTCCTGATTCTTGGTCCGATTCGCAGCATCGATAGCATCGCATTTGCCGTCCAGATCGGCGACCTCGGCGACAAGCTCCCTTTCGGCGGCTTGCAGCTTTTCCAGATCACCCTGCTGGTCTTCGAGATTCCTGGTTTCGGCCTTCGCCG is from Alphaproteobacteria bacterium and encodes:
- a CDS encoding endonuclease/exonuclease/phosphatase family protein, with translation MPAKAQANIFDPPPPPVRKDMAAMRAALDNKIPAKLVDRNLLIATWNIRKFGGLTRKWTAADSDSPKRDLRGLLAIAEIISRFDVVAVQEVGGDLRALRTLMKVLGPNWGFVMTDVTLGKAGAGERLAFVFDQRRVQLSGLAAELVVPPEQIAGGMDQGALNRQFVRTPYAVSFRAGQDTFILTTLHVIYGHNAADREPELRAIAKWLADWSKRTNKWHQNFIVMGDFNIDRKGDLLWQAFTSTDLMVPKELHNVPRTVTASKTRPQLEKFYDQIAWFAGPGAGKNRLGLEYAKRGGYFDFLRYVYGDKQMTAKTKSYRLSDHFPLWVEFKRTRPLP